A single genomic interval of Microbacterium hydrocarbonoxydans harbors:
- a CDS encoding VOC family protein has translation MLKIVSIVIRVNDLAAQSRFWQAALDYVERDPASDDWGVLKPRDADTPCIALDAHHSERVLPPRIHLDIYAEDQAAEVRRLAELGAREVHWDKLPEDADYVIMEDPEGNRFCVVDRPDWSGWESPPGG, from the coding sequence ATGCTGAAGATCGTGTCGATCGTGATCCGCGTGAATGACCTCGCCGCGCAGTCCCGCTTCTGGCAGGCGGCGCTGGACTATGTCGAGCGGGACCCCGCATCCGACGACTGGGGCGTGCTGAAGCCTCGCGACGCGGACACTCCCTGCATCGCCCTGGACGCGCACCATTCAGAGCGGGTGCTGCCGCCGCGCATCCACCTCGACATCTACGCCGAGGATCAGGCCGCCGAAGTCCGCCGCCTGGCCGAACTCGGTGCGCGCGAGGTGCATTGGGACAAGCTGCCCGAGGATGCCGACTACGTCATCATGGAAGACCCCGAGGGCAACCGGTTCTGCGTCGTCGATCGCCCGGACTGGTCGGGGTGGGAGAGTCCGCCGGGAGGGTGA
- a CDS encoding G5 domain-containing protein: protein MSQPPAAWHPDPENPSQLRWWDGHRWTDATSPSPAAAVTTQSAALADAAAPTPAKRRTGWRIAGIIVGALVVGGLLARLSPIAIVLVATAVVGIALYVLLARPLPALGLRSRPSGLIALGMAALLVTGGGIASASTGGTPTASDPQPFVGASTATPEPSPTPTPTPTTFETATEEVAIPFEKTTVDDALRDQGTTAIVTAGVNGVKIITYRVTMVDGVETAREVVSETVQTAPVNEVTARGTKAPAPVAAPVPLVQQGGGGCDPNYSGACVPISSDVDCAGGSGDGPGYTEGPVTIVGSDIYDLDRDGDGIACDR from the coding sequence ATGTCACAGCCACCTGCCGCCTGGCATCCCGATCCGGAGAATCCGAGCCAGCTGCGCTGGTGGGATGGACATCGCTGGACGGATGCCACGTCGCCGTCGCCGGCAGCGGCGGTGACGACGCAGAGCGCGGCGCTCGCGGATGCTGCAGCGCCCACTCCTGCGAAGCGTCGGACCGGATGGCGAATCGCCGGGATCATCGTCGGCGCGCTCGTCGTCGGCGGTCTACTGGCCCGGCTGTCTCCGATCGCGATCGTCCTGGTGGCGACAGCGGTGGTCGGCATCGCGCTCTACGTTCTGCTGGCGCGCCCGCTACCTGCCCTCGGACTCCGCTCGAGGCCGTCCGGCCTGATCGCGCTGGGTATGGCCGCGCTGCTCGTGACCGGCGGAGGCATCGCGAGCGCGAGCACCGGCGGCACACCGACGGCATCCGACCCGCAGCCGTTCGTGGGCGCGTCGACAGCTACCCCCGAACCCAGCCCGACGCCCACCCCGACGCCGACGACGTTCGAGACCGCGACAGAGGAAGTAGCGATCCCGTTCGAGAAGACCACTGTCGACGATGCGCTGCGCGATCAGGGCACGACTGCGATCGTCACCGCCGGAGTGAATGGCGTGAAGATCATCACCTACCGCGTGACCATGGTCGACGGTGTCGAGACGGCCCGCGAAGTGGTCAGCGAGACGGTGCAGACGGCGCCGGTGAACGAGGTCACGGCGCGCGGAACCAAGGCACCGGCCCCCGTCGCAGCGCCCGTTCCGCTGGTGCAACAGGGCGGCGGCGGATGCGATCCGAACTACTCCGGAGCGTGCGTTCCGATCAGCAGCGACGTCGACTGCGCAGGCGGCAGCGGAGACGGGCCCGGGTACACGGAAGGTCCAGTCACGATCGTCGGCAGCGACATCTACGACCTCGACCGAGACGGTGACGGGATCGCCTGCGACCGCTAG
- a CDS encoding GNAT family N-acetyltransferase, with protein MTAATRRATPHDAARLAELLHAFNTEFDTATPGVEVLAERLRTLLGGTSTFAVLGGDPAVGLALVTLRPNVWSDGPVALLDEMYVEPSQRGTGIGGAILAHMVEICRDLGAAAIEINVDESDADAMRFYERHGFSGVDPDTGERAFFFYRALGPGA; from the coding sequence ATGACCGCCGCCACGCGTCGAGCCACCCCGCACGACGCCGCCCGTCTCGCCGAACTCCTGCACGCATTCAACACGGAGTTCGACACCGCGACGCCGGGGGTCGAGGTGCTCGCGGAGCGGTTGCGCACGTTGCTGGGCGGAACCTCGACCTTTGCGGTGCTCGGCGGTGATCCTGCGGTCGGTCTCGCACTCGTGACGCTGCGCCCGAACGTGTGGTCGGACGGGCCGGTGGCCCTGCTCGACGAGATGTATGTCGAGCCGTCGCAGCGCGGAACCGGCATCGGAGGCGCGATCCTGGCGCACATGGTCGAGATCTGCCGGGACCTCGGTGCCGCGGCGATCGAGATCAACGTCGACGAATCGGATGCCGACGCGATGCGCTTCTACGAGCGGCACGGGTTCAGCGGCGTCGACCCCGACACCGGCGAGCGGGCGTTCTTCTTCTATCGCGCGCTTGGGCCCGGCGCCTGA